The Thomasclavelia ramosa DSM 1402 genome includes a region encoding these proteins:
- the pknB gene encoding Stk1 family PASTA domain-containing Ser/Thr kinase, producing the protein MAKIIAERYELLELIGQGGMADVYLAQDIILNRTIAIKILRTSLAKDPIYVTRFQREASAAAALSHKNIVEIYDVGEDEDKYYIVMEYVPGMTLKELILKRGAVHVVEAIDIMKQVISGISKAHQLGIIHRDLKPQNILVTDSGVAKIADFGIASMQSLAQVTQTDVIMGSLHYLAPELARGEKATAQSDVYALGIVFYELLRGEVPFNGESPVNIALKHMQEDLPSLLEFNPSIPQSVENIVIKATAKNLNDRYKSATEMLDDIKTCMERQDEEKLVFSHDQDTDPTIVIDPRSAFTSGNTAPIVDPVEEKEVAAPKKEGFFSKLVNKFKGLDTKAKVGVGVVTALVIAGIAFAIYLGVKPDTSLMPDLTEKTVEQAKEILKEYNVTISDDITEELSDEYEKGEIIATDPKKGTTIKEGDVVKVTVSKGKYIVLEDYTGKKEDVAKKALEKLKFEVEIEYEISSKTKGTVIDQSIEKGTKVDPTEKDRKIILTVSKGDYVVLGNYVGMDQNKAKEALTKLGFDVTIKETSSEQAVGTVVEQSLKEGHKVDPDEKDRTITLTVSSGIKIEVPNVKGMDIDAAATLLTNKGFSVKRETLPTPTDPNEIEKITVNQVVRQSLDAFTTVTKKNESITLYYYNYKPEIPTDD; encoded by the coding sequence ATGGCAAAAATAATTGCAGAACGTTATGAATTGTTAGAACTAATTGGTCAAGGCGGAATGGCAGATGTTTATTTAGCTCAAGATATTATCTTAAATCGTACTATTGCGATTAAGATTCTTCGAACTAGCCTTGCTAAAGATCCAATATATGTAACTAGATTTCAACGTGAAGCTAGTGCAGCAGCTGCACTTTCTCATAAAAATATTGTTGAAATATATGATGTTGGTGAGGATGAAGATAAATATTATATTGTCATGGAATATGTGCCGGGTATGACGTTAAAAGAGTTGATTTTAAAGCGTGGTGCTGTTCATGTAGTTGAAGCAATTGATATTATGAAACAAGTAATTAGTGGAATTTCTAAAGCTCATCAGCTAGGGATTATCCATCGTGATTTAAAACCGCAAAATATTTTGGTTACTGATAGTGGAGTGGCTAAAATTGCCGATTTTGGAATTGCTTCAATGCAATCTCTAGCGCAGGTAACCCAGACAGATGTTATTATGGGCTCATTGCATTATTTAGCTCCAGAATTAGCACGTGGTGAAAAAGCGACTGCCCAAAGTGACGTATATGCTTTAGGAATTGTTTTTTATGAGTTGTTACGGGGAGAAGTACCATTTAATGGTGAATCACCAGTTAATATTGCATTAAAGCATATGCAGGAAGATCTACCATCATTGTTGGAGTTTAATCCTTCAATTCCCCAGTCTGTTGAGAATATTGTAATTAAAGCTACTGCTAAAAATCTTAATGATCGTTATAAAAGTGCAACAGAAATGTTGGATGATATAAAGACTTGTATGGAGCGTCAGGATGAAGAAAAATTAGTTTTTTCACATGACCAAGATACTGATCCAACAATTGTTATTGATCCTCGTTCCGCATTTACTAGTGGCAATACTGCACCAATCGTAGATCCAGTTGAAGAAAAAGAAGTGGCAGCCCCTAAAAAAGAAGGTTTTTTCAGTAAATTAGTTAATAAATTTAAAGGTTTAGATACAAAAGCTAAGGTGGGAGTTGGTGTGGTTACTGCTTTAGTTATCGCGGGAATTGCTTTTGCGATTTATCTTGGAGTGAAGCCAGATACTAGTCTAATGCCTGATTTAACAGAAAAAACAGTTGAACAAGCAAAAGAAATTTTAAAAGAATATAATGTTACTATTAGCGATGATATTACTGAAGAACTATCTGATGAATATGAAAAAGGTGAAATCATTGCAACAGACCCTAAAAAAGGAACGACGATCAAAGAAGGTGATGTCGTTAAAGTAACAGTATCGAAAGGCAAATATATTGTTCTTGAAGATTACACTGGAAAAAAAGAAGATGTTGCTAAAAAGGCATTAGAAAAATTGAAATTTGAAGTAGAGATTGAATATGAGATATCTTCTAAAACTAAAGGAACTGTAATTGATCAAAGTATTGAAAAAGGAACTAAAGTAGATCCAACTGAAAAAGATCGTAAAATTATTTTAACAGTATCAAAAGGTGATTATGTAGTTCTTGGTAATTATGTAGGAATGGATCAAAATAAGGCCAAAGAAGCACTGACAAAACTTGGGTTTGATGTTACGATCAAAGAAACTAGTTCAGAACAAGCAGTTGGAACAGTTGTTGAACAGAGTTTAAAAGAAGGGCATAAGGTTGATCCTGATGAAAAAGATCGGACAATTACATTGACTGTTTCTTCGGGAATTAAAATTGAAGTACCAAATGTTAAAGGAATGGATATTGATGCTGCTGCGACCTTACTAACAAATAAAGGTTTTTCAGTTAAACGGGAAACATTGCCAACACCTACAGATCCAAATGAAATTGAAAAGATTACTGTAAATCAAGTAGTCCGTCAAAGTTTAGATGCCTTTACTACGGTAACTAAGAAGAATGAATCTATTACACTTTATTATTATAATTATAAACCTGAAATACCTACAGATGATTAG
- the rsgA gene encoding ribosome small subunit-dependent GTPase A: protein MSQGRIIKALAGFYYVEDDHQIIQCRARGKFRKDEIKPLVGDFVEYEVEGDNDGYVMNVLPRHNCLVRPPICNVDQALIVSSCKEPDFSSILLDKFLLVIEHLGIEPIIIISKMDLDEDESVKQYVKDYRQAGYRVYEISSKDNHGLEELKTVFKDKVSVITGQSGVGKSSFLNALDINLKLETNEISKSLGRGKHTTRHVELLKMYGGYLGDTPGFSSLELEMTPEELAVAYHDFAQFSHECKFRGCLHDSEPNCGVKKAVEDGKISKERYEHYLMNLQDVKKKEERKYG, encoded by the coding sequence ATGTCACAAGGAAGAATTATTAAAGCATTAGCAGGGTTTTATTATGTCGAAGATGATCATCAAATAATTCAATGTCGTGCTAGGGGGAAATTTCGTAAGGATGAGATTAAGCCCCTGGTTGGTGACTTTGTTGAATATGAAGTCGAAGGTGATAATGATGGCTATGTAATGAATGTATTGCCTCGTCATAATTGTTTAGTTCGACCACCTATTTGTAATGTTGATCAAGCTCTGATTGTTAGTTCTTGTAAGGAACCTGATTTTTCATCAATATTATTAGATAAATTTCTTTTAGTAATTGAGCATTTAGGAATTGAACCAATTATTATTATTTCTAAAATGGATTTAGATGAAGATGAAAGCGTTAAACAATATGTTAAAGATTATCGTCAGGCTGGATATCGGGTATATGAAATAAGCTCAAAAGATAATCATGGGCTTGAGGAATTAAAAACAGTCTTTAAAGATAAAGTATCAGTGATTACTGGACAAAGTGGGGTAGGCAAAAGTAGTTTTTTGAATGCCTTAGATATTAATTTAAAATTGGAAACAAATGAGATATCAAAATCTCTTGGGCGAGGAAAACATACAACTCGTCATGTTGAACTGCTCAAGATGTATGGTGGATATCTTGGAGATACACCTGGTTTTTCTTCATTAGAATTGGAAATGACACCGGAAGAACTAGCTGTAGCCTATCATGATTTTGCTCAATTTAGTCATGAATGCAAGTTTAGAGGATGTTTACACGATAGTGAACCTAATTGTGGGGTAAAAAAAGCCGTTGAAGATGGAAAAATATCTAAAGAACGCTATGAGCATTATTTAATGAATTTACAAGATGTAAAAAAGAAAGAGGAACGGAAGTATGGTTAA
- the rpe gene encoding ribulose-phosphate 3-epimerase, producing MVKVAPSLLSANFAYLKEEINAIKAADWIHYDVMDGHFVPNISFGYSILKDVSKVTDMYLDVHLMITDPAKYVDNFINSNASLIVFHYEAVAEDKINELIAHIKEHDVEVGLSIKPDTPVEVLKPFLNELDVVLVMSVEPGFGGQKFNSAAVDKIAQLATLRKENNYHYLIEVDGGINESTSKLCNDAGVDVLVAGSYVFGSDDYTKAIESLK from the coding sequence ATGGTTAAAGTAGCACCTTCATTATTATCAGCTAATTTTGCTTATTTGAAAGAAGAGATTAACGCAATCAAAGCGGCAGATTGGATTCATTATGATGTAATGGATGGACATTTTGTTCCAAACATATCATTTGGATATAGTATTTTAAAAGATGTTAGTAAAGTAACGGATATGTATCTTGATGTACATTTAATGATTACTGATCCAGCTAAATATGTGGATAATTTTATTAATAGTAATGCGTCATTAATTGTTTTTCATTATGAAGCAGTTGCTGAAGATAAGATTAATGAATTAATCGCTCATATTAAGGAGCATGATGTGGAGGTCGGGCTATCAATTAAGCCGGATACACCAGTAGAAGTACTAAAACCATTTTTGAATGAGTTAGATGTTGTTTTAGTAATGTCAGTTGAGCCCGGTTTTGGTGGGCAAAAATTTAATTCGGCAGCTGTTGATAAAATTGCACAGCTGGCAACACTCAGAAAAGAAAATAATTATCATTATTTAATTGAAGTAGATGGAGGAATCAATGAATCGACTTCCAAGTTATGTAATGATGCTGGAGTTGACGTTTTAGTGGCCGGCAGCTATGTTTTTGGTAGTGATGATTATACGAAAGCAATAGAGTCACTAAAATGA
- a CDS encoding thiamine diphosphokinase yields the protein MKIGICSALACKLDDSLKYIGVDHGVEILLKQGIKPVFAIGDFDSIENENVLSELDIERLPTRKDVTDTHAALEYALENGYDEVDIYGVTGGRLDHFLSVMCLLEKYADKKIRIIDQQNVIQLLLPGTHKVYQDEYKYFSLYALDDAYIDIDGAEYPLNQYFLQRQDPLCVSNQVSCEIATITNSKPILLVKSKDA from the coding sequence ATGAAGATAGGTATTTGTAGTGCACTGGCTTGTAAACTCGATGACAGTTTAAAATATATTGGTGTTGATCATGGTGTTGAAATATTACTTAAACAGGGGATTAAGCCTGTCTTTGCAATTGGTGATTTTGATTCGATTGAAAACGAGAATGTTTTAAGTGAGTTAGATATAGAAAGATTGCCAACTCGTAAAGATGTGACCGATACACATGCAGCTTTAGAATATGCTTTGGAGAATGGTTATGATGAAGTAGATATTTATGGTGTGACGGGCGGTCGCTTAGATCATTTTCTTAGCGTTATGTGTCTTTTGGAAAAATATGCAGATAAAAAAATTAGAATTATTGATCAGCAAAATGTTATTCAATTATTATTGCCGGGAACACATAAGGTGTATCAAGATGAATATAAGTATTTTTCATTATATGCACTAGATGATGCTTATATTGATATTGATGGTGCTGAGTACCCATTGAATCAGTATTTTTTACAACGACAGGATCCATTATGTGTATCCAATCAAGTAAGTTGTGAAATTGCAACTATCACAAATAGTAAACCAATCCTTCTGGTTAAATCAAAAGATGCTTGA